The Alnus glutinosa chromosome 3, dhAlnGlut1.1, whole genome shotgun sequence nucleotide sequence gcagaatctctgttaaaaagcatcattacaatgaagtgattttgtccaacagaatgcgactaattacaaactaacactatctttcttataaaatacttaaactAAATcttgactattgaaaaaactacaacaccTATTCTTTAGTCACAATTCTAACAATTTACAATTCCATTTGGAGATGTTTTAGAAATGGTTGTCAACTcgacctttatttatttatttattttttttaaaaaaaacaactattacccaacaaaaacaaaaaaattaacaccCAAACGTCCctaattgttattttgtttcgGAGGATCAAGCCTATCACCAGCGGAAAGCTACGAAAGTATTCAAAAAGGCAAACAGAAGAGCACATTTTGCAGTAAAATTGGATGCTTCtcataattttttggttttgttcatTGTAATTCCCATTTCCTGTTTGTAGCCCCGCCGCTGTTCGGTATTACttggaaaataaaagtaaaaaataaacaaaaattgtacGAAGTCAATTTATCAGTCTATATATTAAGcaatattttaattactaaGATGTATTTTGTAGAACCTTGAATAATCTTACGCTTCACAttcatttattataattattttatattaattgacatgatttattttaagttgttttatATTAGTGACCTAAAACATACCACATCATTTAGTCTGAAGAGTATCATtcatttacatattttttttaagaaaaattttatatgcattttgatataacagtaaaaattattattctataattattattgaattttaaatttaacattaatttattgccgcgccaaaaaaaaaaatatgcccTTAGACTTTTCCCTTCttattattttagtgttttttttttttgttgaaaaactaTGGCCTTATAATTCAGATTTCAGAGAGATCATAAGTGGATAGGCTTATCTAGCGCTCATCCATGTGGCATCACCTAAATGAAGATCCATATCCTCTTAAGAAAACCCAGTCCGCCACGTGGCAAGCCAAGATCATGCAAAAGATCAAAAACCCCAACATCCCTTCCTAAAATTCAACCCAACTAAAACAGAAGAAAAGCTGCTCGCTCCGGAACCAAGGCCATGGCTTCTCTAGCAACCTTAGCTGCTGTGCAACCAGCCACCATCAAGGGCCTTGGTGGAAGCTCCATTACTGGAACAAAGCTCTCTGTCAAGCCCACTCGCCAGAACCTAAGGCCCAAAAGTTTCAGGTAATACCACTATGCAACTGccagaaaatgagaaaatgccTTTGGAGTAACTGaacgatttttttattttttatattatttttggataaccGAGGTATCCGGGCTTCGTTCCAACTAAATTTTTGGACACCGTGTAAAACACCCCTTTACTCGAGTCAGATAAAACTCCGGCTTCGTCGATGGGCGTGGCAGGAATTGTTAACATTGACTGATGCTTGTTGGTATTGGACAGGACTGGTGCTGTGGTGGCAAAGTATGGTGACAAGAGTGTCTATTTTGATTTGGAGGACTTGGGGAACACCACTGGACAGTGGGACTTGTATGGCTCAGATGCCCCTTCACCCTACAACTCTCTTCAGGTTTGTGACTCCTTTTTACTTTAATAAAAACTAGGATATATATGAAAGCTCTGCTTGACAGGTTACCGGGAAGAACAATAATGTATTTATGCAGTAAAGATGAAGACTTGAGTGGTAGAAATAGTAAAATGTTATGCTTATAGTAATGGAATCAAATAAGGATTCATTAAATGAAGAGAtgcttttaatatatttttttatggtcATTAAAATGATCTGCGACgataatataaaacaagtaCTGACTATTGTGCATAATATTGGGTGATGATGCTATATATAACATGTCAATGGGATGACCAAGCTTGTTAATTGGaacaagaaatgaaaacaaaaaaaagagcaCTCATTATATTGTGTTGGAGGAGGATAGCAACAATTTAGGATAATTAAAGGTGTGAGTTGATTATCATTTATCGTGTGGGAATGCCTAAAATATGTTTGACCTGAGATGGAGCATCACAACTCACAAGAACTCCACAAAAGCAGACTGCTCCAACGTTGAGGCTGTGAAATGTTAGCCTGTGGATGAATGCATTAGTTTTGAGTTAATTTGTGATATTTCTTAGCCTTGGTCAGAACATTGTTTGAGTTATATAGCTTATTCTTGTATATGGAATGGCAGAGCAAGTTCTTTGAGACATTTGCAGCTCCATTCACCAAGAGGGGATTATTGCTCAAGTTCTTGATATTGGGAGGAGGTTCCACCCTTGCATACCTCAGTTCCACTGCTTCAGGCGACATCCTACCAATTGTGAAGGGCCCTCAACTACCACCACAGCCTGGCCCACGTGGCAAGATCTAAATTGCTTTCAGATCCTTTTCTTTCAAGCCTTTCATTATGTGCAcaacttattttcatttttaatcttGTAAGTAAGTCTAAAGCCTGCGTACCTAAGACCCTTGACCAACTATGCAAATGATATTTATTTCTGGTACAATTTCTTGTATTGCTCTTATATGTCTAAATTTATGATCgattgtttgattttgatacTTTAATCATCTCATTTGCTGTTGTTAGTCTTGTAAAATTGCTCAATGTGAGTGCTAGTCCCTTGATGTGCAAATGGCACAAGCTTCTTTTTGGATATGTTAGGGGCTGACCAGCCAAATTTCTAGAGTCCTGTTGTGCTTAAAAGGACTCTAGCTTGCATGCTGAACATTATGCATGCAATATATGGCTATTGTTAGCAGGAGCGGAGCCTGGGTTCGAGAGGGGGCACATGCCCTCCCTCAACCTCCAAAAATGTTTCTTATTCGTGGTAGAAAATCTTCTAGATGCCTGTATGCCCACCTTCAATTGCAAAATCAGGGACAATCGAAACCCAGTCACCAAATTTAAGGGCAAACTTCAGTTGTGTagatgtttgaaattttttttttctgaattttagaTTTAGATTAGATgaaaatgggaaagaaaatgATAAGTACGAGAGAAATGATTGGCAGCTAGCCACCCCCACATACCACTCCTCACCACCTCCCTTAAGGAtgatttctcaaaaaataataaatagcaCATGCCACTCAAGGGAGGTGGTGAGGAGTGGTAtgtgggggtggctgccaatcATTTCTCTAAGTACAATGCCCCTTTAAACACACCGTCTTAATAAAGCTTTGTCGTTGGACTGTTTGTGGGACGCTGCCTTGgcttctttgtttgtttgtttgtttggtttttttttttttttttttttttttttttttttttttttttttttttttttttttttaaagttgccTTAGCTTCTTTCATTTGAGGCGTATGTgagcttaggaaaaaaaaacatatgtggGCCAATGGGTTTGGTTGAGAGACCAAACTTCAACACTTTTCAAAAGTCCATACCTTTAAACTCTTCTAACAAACATACTCTAAAgtatatgcttaaaaaaaaaaaaaaaaatagaaaacgaaaaaagagGAAGGAAATAGCATATTAAGGCCTAAATTTAGAAGGAAAGCTCTAACCAAGGTGCTTTCATTTATGGTCGGGGTATAGCTATAAACATTTTGTTGGCACAAGAGATTGTGACTGATTATCACAAGGAAAAGGGGAAAGCTCGTTGTACTCTAAAGGTTGATTTAATGAAAGCTTATGATTCCTTGAGCTGGGAGTATATTTTGCATTGCCTACAAGTTTTTGGAGCTCCTTCTAGATACATTGGTTGGATCTGGGAATGTATAACTAGCCCTAGCTTCTCTATTTCCCTTAATGGGACGTTGGTTGGTtactttaaaggaaaaaaaaaggtctaaGGCAAGGGGATCCTCTTTCCCCTTACCTTTTCGTGCTAGCTATGGAGGGCCTTTCTCTCTTGTTAGGAGAGGCTAGATCCAGCTCTCTTTTCAGCTATCATCCTAGGTGCAGTTTGTTAAAACTTACTCACCTTTGCTTTGCGGATGATCTTTTGATCTTCTCTGGGGCTAATTCAGATTATGTACAGTGCATCCTCAAAGTGCTTGCTGAATTTGAAGACATTTCAGGGTTAAGAGCTAATCCTTCCAAAAGCTCGGTCTTCATAGCTGGTGTTCCTCCTATTGTGAAGCAGTCTATTCTTCATTTGCTGCACATGCCGAAAGGTGTTCTCCCTGTGAGGTATCTTGGCGTTCCTCTCATCACCAAACGGCTCTCTGCTGAGAATTGTGATTGCCTTATCTCAAAAATCTCCTCTAGAATCGATTCTTGGTTAGTAAGGAAGCTGTCTTTTGCAGGAAGATTACAACTTCTTTCCCCTGTTTTCATTAGTCTGCAAATGTTTTGGGCCAGAATCTTTGTTTTGACTAAGAAGATGGTTCAGCTTTTGGAACAAAAATTTAATAGGTTCCTTTGGTCTGGCAGTAATGTAAAGGCAAAGGCCAAAGTCTCTTGGGGTAATCTTTGTTATCCTAAGAAGGAGGGAGGGTTAGGGCTTAAAGGAGTTGCTGATTGGAATCTAGCCTCTATGTTAAATCATATTTGGAGTTTGTTTACTAAGGCTGGATCTTTGTGGGTGGCATGGATTAATTTGAATTGGCTTAGAGGTAGAAGTCTTTGGCAGGTTCCAGTTCCACAATCttgctcttggagttggaagaagcttctcaagataaGGGAGGTTGCCAAGACTTTTATCCAATTtcaggtgggggatgggagtagAATTTTTCTCTGGCATGATCATTGGCACCCTGCAGGTTATTTGTTGAAGAGCTATGGTTATCGTGTGCTATATGATTCTGAGCTTTCTAAGGATTCTAGACTTTCttctattataaaaaataaggaCTGGTTTTGGCAAGGGGTTAGATCAAATGACTTAGTTGCCATCTAGAGCTGGCTCCTTGAAATTACATTTGGGATTTCTGATTTACCCCTTTGGAAGTCTAGTAATGGTAAATACTCATGTGCTGCCACTTGGGATAATCTTAAGAATAAGCTTCCGGAAGTTGATTGGTGGAGATTGGTTTGGTTCTCTTTAGCTATTCCTAAACACTCTTTCCTTTGCTGGCTTGTATTTAGGGATGCTCTCACTACAAAACAGAAGCTGGCTTGTTGGGGGTTTAGTGGTAATCTGAACTGTCTTTTTTGTTATGGTTGTATTGAGTGCAgagatcatattttttttagttgcaGCTTCAGCCACAGGATTTGGAGGGCTGCTATGAAGGCTTGTGGTTTTGCTGATCCCCCTTGCTGTTGGGATG carries:
- the LOC133862568 gene encoding photosystem I reaction center subunit VI, chloroplastic-like; this translates as MASLATLAAVQPATIKGLGGSSITGTKLSVKPTRQNLRPKSFRTGAVVAKYGDKSVYFDLEDLGNTTGQWDLYGSDAPSPYNSLQSKFFETFAAPFTKRGLLLKFLILGGGSTLAYLSSTASGDILPIVKGPQLPPQPGPRGKI